DNA sequence from the Scylla paramamosain isolate STU-SP2022 chromosome 4, ASM3559412v1, whole genome shotgun sequence genome:
ccaccaccagcactcatTACTCACAGATGGAtagactactgctactgttactaccaccaccaccaccaccaccaaggaagacccacctttcttatttcagtgaGCTGAGGGTCGGTGAAGCGCACAAGTGGGTCAGCATTCTCATACCAGAACCGGTCACAGCAGCGGAGGTTCCTGAACTGAATGCCGAGGGTGCAGCCGAACGTGGGACCGACCAGTCCACCGTGCAGCGGCGTCTCAATCAATCCACCAGTGAACAGATCTATGTCATCCACGTGTGCGTACGTCTGTTTCATTCGCTCGATCACCGGCCTCGCTATCTCCCTGTGCAGGTCATCAAACGACCTCGCCCTGGTCAGGTTACAGAGGGCCCTGTACTCATTGTAAGGCTGCAGTCCATGGTCTCTGCCTCGCTGGATGTTGAGGGCAGCCAGGTCCAGGCCAGAGAATGGCTGCCGCTTGTCTTCAAAGAGATGGTTGGTCACCTCATCTGTCAAGAACTGGTCCAGTGTCTCCATGGACACAGTAGTCAGGCCGCGGATGATCTCATCAAGCATCCCAGGCTGGTAGAGTAGGTCTGGGTTGAAGAAGTGTTCGCTCAGCTTGACAGGAGGGTTGCGCTTGGCAAATATTCCGTCCATGCGCTCCAGGGAAGGCTTGAGTAGAGAGTGGCCAAAGCGGAAGGCTATGCCAAATTCATTGAGCACTGTTGGGTTGCAGTATGCATcgtaatctgagagagagagagagagagagagagagagagagagagagagagagagatagtcattAGGAGTGCAGTGTGTTAGAGGGAAATgttgcacacatacacacacacacacacacacacacacacacacacacacacacacacacacacacacacacacacacacacacacacacacacacacacattaacctaCCTTCAGAATAGCCCTCAGGCAGCAAGTTAAGCTCATACAGATTAACAGCGTTCCACCCCAGCACCCTTGGCAGCCACTCATTGTACGTGACATGCTGGTTGATGGCCGTCACGATACGCCGGGCATTTTGGAAGAGCTGCTCATCATTCCAGTGTTTGTTGAGGCGCTTCAGTTCCCCGGCCACTCTGTTGTGTTCACGCATCATCAGAGTGTGTAGCGCAGCCAAGCCAGGCTGCTCTGAGGCCCAGGTGTCTCCTGTGGGTGGGAGGAAACAGACAAGTGGATGTTTTCAAggctttctctctgttttttcctcttattcactcagtcatacacacacacacacacacacacacacacacacacacacacacacacacagacaaacaaaaaacatactCTTTGAAgggtctctatttctcttcctctctctctcattcacccatTCAGTCAATCACATACACATAAATGACTCtttaaagactctctctctctctctctctctctctctctctctctctctctctctctctctctctctctctctctctctctctctctctctctctctctctctctctctctctctctctctctctctctctctctctctctctctctctctctctctctctctctctctctctctctctctctctcagtcatatGTAGACAGTGACATCATCTAGTAAGCAATGCAAAcagtaaccttacctaaccttacctaagctaacctcaGCCAAACACTAACCTCCAGTGAAGCACCGGCCAGAGGGAGCCTGACACTCGTGGTTCTCATTCTCAGTGGGCAGCAGGTCTTTGCCTCGCAGGGGGTTGGGTGTGCCTCGTAGCATGCCGTCCTGCAGGGGTagtgcagtagcagtagtagtacattattctgcatctctctttctccctcttttcagaaccaataggtgtgtgtgtgtgtgtgtgtgtgtgtgtgtgtgtgtgtgtgtgtgtgtatgggtgtcaGTGGCCAGCCTAGCACTGTgagatgctactactactactacttttcaggTTGTTAGCACCCAGTCAATAGGGAGATTTTAAAACAAGATCAGACTAGTATATAGATGTGGATGACAGATATAGAAGCCTCATGCTGGTTTTCCCCGGTGCTGCACACTTACCGACTTGGTCCTCAGTTGCTGCTGCTCACACTTGTCTGAGCCATAGGTGTGAGAGGCGTCGATGAAGGCAGTCACTTGGTTCATTTGCTCCCGGTAGCCTGGTCAACAAATTACTTGTGTtacgatggtgataatgataatagcaatggTAATTCTTTCACTCTTGGGAGCCTGCTTGAAGGAATTATGTttaagcaatagtaataatatgttTAGGTGATGAAAGTGTTATTGGTAgtgttgattttcttcttttatcattttattggcCTTGCTGTGTTAAGTTTAGATGATAGAGactaaacacacagacaaacacacagacacattatCTCACACTCTAtgtgtctctctttgtctccctcaCACCTACATGGAGAAGCAAAGACAAactatctcactctctctatctgtctctctctctctgtcacatccCACAAGaggaaatagacacacacagcataccttcatatcctctctctctctctctctctcacacacacacacacacacacacacacacacacacacacacacacacacacacacacacacacacacacacacacacacctagagtCAGCTGGCCTGGCATGGAGCGGGTCAGGGGGATGCAGAATGGCTGGCCAGATGATATAttgacaggagggaaaaatggatcgTTCTGAGGAATGGCTATGGGGAAACACTCAGGGTGGACTGTCTGGGGAGAGTCACATCTGCGGCAATCCAGAATCGAGTCTTGGaaacctggaagagagagaagtgaatgtgtttagtgggtgaggtgaagagATGCTGGGCCAGGAGTCAGTGTATTTACAGACATgaggtaaagagagaataagtacttttttttatcaacacatACACAGTTAAGTTAATATTAGAAAACATATACCTGTTAACactagaatgagaaagagaaacaggagatttgataactaatggaaaaaccagataatgataaacaacaaagatagattaggttaggaacagactaagaaaatatatagttttagtgacaagtatgcagaaattaaagaaaactagacATATATAGATCAGGAGACAACAAATCAATAGTTTATCAGACCTTGGAAGCTACaactatgtaaacacacacacacacacacacacacacgcacacctacCTTTGTTGATGGGGGTGAAAATAATATCATGGTCAATAAACTGGCCCCACTGCATGACCATTAGGGTATAGCGGACATGCGGTGCAGACACGTCGTGCATGTTGGCGGAAATGAgccgaggggaagggagaggcttgCCGGTGACTGAAGTGACGCGAAATTTAGACAGACCTGGGGATGACAAGAGAAGGTTTAGGGGTACTGGAGTGTATTGTAAAgaaattcatttgtttatctatctgtcaggcTGGCAGTCCCACAGAAGGCAAGGTTTGGGGGTACTTGATTGTACTGTAAGGAAATTGGtttgttaatctatctatctgtcaggttAGCAGTCCTATAGAAGATAAGGTATGGGGGTACTTCAGTGAGAATTaagtttatatatctatctgtgagACTGGCAGTCCTATACAAagcacagacaaggcaccacacactcacacacacaataataacagtaatatatctatctgtctgtctgtctatctacatacAAGGCTAGCAATCCCACAGAAGccagcccagacaaggcaccacacactcacacacacaataataatagtaatatatctatctgtctgtctctctgtctacatACAAGGCTAGCATTCCCACACAGGCCagcacagacaaggcaccacagactcatttacaaacatatttatttattctctttcctaactttatcaagcttcagttctttatttcttgtcctgtcctgattactgatcctgagaattttgcttatgtcatccTTGTCATGCTCTCTATATCACTTTGGGACCTCTAGCTGACTGAAATGACTTCTCTCTGATTCTTAACTTTATAAAGCCTGAACACATTATTTATGTTCTATCCCTAACACTaatacagacacatagacatctATCTGATCTACTCTTGACTTTATCCCTTACTTCATCAAacttaaacacttaatttcTTGACCTATCCcaaataccaacacacacacatgcacacacacatatatatacacacatacacagacatacagacagacagacactcaccgTTTTCATAAGAAGGACGTAGGAGTCGACTTTTTGCCCTGAACGACTTGCCGAAGGACGGGAAGTTAAGATTATTGCACCACCCTGTAGCTGTGCGGAAACGCAAAGTGTGGTCGCAGGGCAGTGTCTGGTCGTCACGCTCAAACACGCTAGGAATTTCCGTGATATCGCTGACGTCAGTGTTAGGCAGAACCTCCATCAAATCCAGTACGTTGTTTGGGGAACCTGACTCGATGTCTTTGAGCTGGCCGTCTGCTGCCCGAGTCTTGCGTGACCTGGCTCTGGTGGTGGAGAGACTGTCAGTGGTGAGGCGTGGTAGACAAAACTGtggtgtttttatcattttctctgttgttttattgtttgcttGGCTTTCTGTTGTTAATTATGGGAAATTTCTGCTGTTTTTGTGTCATGTTCACCTCAAAATACATCAGTCTAAGGCTCtgaataaccctttcactaactaatgcactcatctatcacacaaacacatacttgaatcttcctgaggtcttgcagtcaatctGGTTGGTGTCGGCCATGAGGATCTGGGTGTTTGCCGGGCCGCGCTGCACCTTGAGGAGGCCGCCAGAGAAGGCACGCAGctcgtcactctcctccttgctggacCCGTAGATCACCGACCCATCAATGAAGGATGTCACTTGGTTGATCTGTTCTCTGGGGCCTGTGTGAAGTGTCACCATTAATAAGACTAGTGAAGCAACATTACATAAACTCAGTGATAGTATTTATGATAGCTCTCTGATAatttacaccaccatcaccacccattactCACTTACCTGAAGGAATGGGGTCAATATCCACAGGTAAGGGAAATCCTGAGGTTCCTAAGGGGATTTGCTGAAGggacctctcctctcttcctcctctttccccatcctctcctcctccccagaccTCCATGCCTGCCACAGTCAGCCACAGACACCACCATGTCACCACACAGGCTGTCATACACACtctggagaagaaatggagcgaGATAATGCaatgacacaaagggaaacacaattttcagggtcagtaattatatttaggaaaataaataattggtttAAACTTAATAAAAGGTAGAGGTTAAGAGGGGTCTGATGGTCTTGGAAAGTGGTATAGGGGACATAATAAGagtgatataagcaaaattctccagGTAGGGCAATAAATAATTGGTTTGTGCTTGATAAAGGCAGAATTAGATTAAAAGGAGGTCTAATCCATTTCTTCAAGTGATATGAGATGCAACAAgggtgatataagcaaaattctctgaGGCAGTAAACAgggaaggacaagaagtaaaaatggattcaagcttgaggatagatttaagaaagacaggatagaatggaatagactcagcaatcaggttgttagtactgagtcaTTGGGAGAgctttagacaaatttatggattgggTGGAAATAAGGTAAGagcagaataacacacacagcaaaggttaaggtaatatcataaaggataacaatttattggggcttccactcattcaccctgctcttatagacaaagaataacacacacagcaaaggataaggtaatatcataaaggataataatttattggggcttccactcattcaccctgcTCTTATAGACAAAGGTGGCATCaaaagcatttctctctctcgtagcataAAAGTCATAATGTAGTGAAGACTGTCATTCATCGTGTCATATTTCACAAGAGTTACTGGgtatcttatctcttttttggaTATCTGTTACCATCTAACGAAATACTAAAATAGTTAAGAGTATTTTTTACATGTCTGTCTAGGTAATAACCTAGACAATGAGACAATAGTGAAGATTGTAAACATGGTATGCTTTTCATACCATCTAAATTTTCGggcaaaaacacttattttgttCCTTAATTGATAAAACTCAAGGTTAGTgagacttttcctcttctagtaTATTTCCACAAAATATGAATGCATAAAATCCCCTAAtacattatttgttttcataagtTAGAAATAAAATCTGCATATTGAGATGGTCTTTTGGCGGCGCCAAAACAGTTTAAGCACGAATCTGTGACTGAGGTGAGTTCCAGCCGCTGTTGTGCTTATTTTACCTGTCCCACGAACACAACAGCTGCCTGGCCAACATTCAGCGACTCAGAGACACATTACCAAGTAAGCAAGTGGGACATTGCCGCCCTGACAAGCTTTTTAAAGTGTAAAGACGTACTGGGTATGACAAGCCGCAGCTGAGTGTTTTGGCATAACAACACAGCGGGCGTCCTGGTTCCCTGTAGCTCCCTGGCTCCCTCCCCGTGcacagtttgctctctctctctctcaccaagaaaacaacaaaatttgctCTGCGGAGACGAGGTTAATGTGTGTTCAGGAACATCTGGTGCATTACGCTGTATAAAAGTGAGCGAGCTGGCTGTACCAAGGCGACTGTATTTTGCTTCTTAAAACCATGTTCAATGAACTAAGTAAACATCAACAGATAACATTAAATCAACACCATAATTACACTGGAAGGAATACAAGGACGACAATTCAACAGCGCATCATATACGTTGTGTTTGCAGATGACTGCTGCGAGGGGGAGGCTTGGCTAGCTGACTAACTGAAATAAGCCTCAAGATCAATGCAAACCGCAAGACCTTACACCATATATAATACAATGAAggatattattgttactactgttcATCCaagccagcatcaccaccaccaccaccaccaccaccacttcaagcTTCGTTAAAGGTAAAacattctaattattattatttgttgttatttttattgctattgttattattattattattattattattattattattattattattattattattttattattattaccattgtttaaaaaaaatgccatgtaTCATCTGGTTAAGAGATTTTaaagagccagagagagagagagagagagagagagagagagagagagagagagagagagagagagagagagagagagagagagatttagttacATCagagacaggacagacagacagacagtcagacggacagacagataaatagatagctagGTGAGTCACActaactgaaagagagagagagagagagagagagagagagagagagagagagagagagagagagagagaggccttgagGTGAGTAAGAAATAGAGATAATGTTTGTGGCTGGAGGGAAAATTTTTAGTGCAACTTTGAAGGGAATAACAGTTTGCTGGAGGAAAGACtggtcccccccccccccctctctctctctctctctctctctctctctctctcttctctctctctctctctctctctctctctctctctctctctctctctcgtctgtctgtctgtctagctctttcaaatttttacttttctttgttcttttatttttatttctctctctctctctctctctctctctctctctctctctctctctctctctctctctctctctctctctctctctcctctctctctctctctctctcttctcttcgtctgtctgtctgtctagctctttcaaatttttacttttctttgttcttttattttatttctctctctctctctctctctcctctctctctctctctctctctcctctcctctctctctcctctctctctctccctctctctctcctctctttccatctttcacttaattaaaattctttctggttaacctttctctctctctctctctctctctctctctctctctctctctctctctcatctctctctctctctctctctctctctctctctctctctctctctctctctctctctctctctctcatttccatctttcacttaactaaaattctttctggttaacctttcctctctctctctctctctctctctctctctctctctctctctctctctctctctctctctctctctctctctctctctctctctctctctctctctctctcttctctctctctctctccatctttcacttaaaattctttctggttaacctttcctctctctctctctctctcactctctctctctctctctctctctctctctctctctctctctctctctctctctctctctctctctctctctctctctctctctttctctcctggagCTTAACAATATACGTAATACACAACATATTTTATAATcacagcggaggaggagggggaaggaggaggaggaggaggaggaggaggaggaggtagggaagagtagggaaggaatgttagagtaaaagtgaataaaatccCCGTTAgttctcagaggaggaggaggaggaggaggaggaggaggaggaggaggtagggaagagtagggaaggaatgtgagagtaaaaatgaataaaatcccCGTTAgttctcagaggaggaggaggagaggaggaggaggaggaaaacaatacgAAGACACATTAACCTTGATATCTCTGGTTGGCATGAAATtactgaagatgaggaggaggaggaggaggaggaggaggggagaggaggaggaggaggatttgatgTTGAAAGTGAATGTGAggtatgagaagaggaggaggagaagaagaagaagaagaagaagaagaagaagaagaagaagaagaggaaggagaagaaaaagatgatgattatgaagaggaggaggaggaggagaaatatggactacacaaaggaagaagacaaggaagaggaggaggaggaggaggaggaggaggaataacaatgaagaagaggaatagagaaggaggaatagaagaggaggaggaggaggagaaaaaggaggagaatatagactatgatacgaaagaagaagaggaggaggaagaggaggagggtggtggtggtggtagtggtggtgtgaaaGGGTTTGTCTTCAAGGCCGTGTGGTCGACATGgctaggtagagagagagagagagagagagagagagagagagactttcattatttcccctTCTTGTATTCAATTATATTCATCAATGTGTGAGAAaggggggtccagggggggcTGTGCCTCCCCTGGAAcccctaaggttactaacctaacctaacttatatccTTGGGATGATTGTGGACTTAGTTTCTGGAGGCAGCGCGCTTATTGATATTTAATTACTATGGCCTTACAAAAGCCTTCCCCACATTGATAAACATCACAGACATGTTCTATAGTAAGTACTCTATCACGTTGccaatgtgtttttaatgaatagagaggaggtccAACCCTGCAGTTTTACCGAACAGATTAAGGGGGGCGACAGGGGTGGTACCTCCTGGGCACATAGTacattctgtggcttttgaaatcATAGTAAGTGTTTGTTGGGGGAATATGGACCTAAACCTCTTCTGAAGTAACCTTAGCCTTTTCTGAAGTTAATACTTACATGTCAGGTAGAATTAAGGTTGTAGCATATCTtgcaatatatatcaacttaCAGAAACTTGTTTTAagcaaaaaaaaggtaaaaggttAATGAACTGATGCATCCCCATGCTACACACTCCTCGTCTGAGTTGTCGAGAGTCATTGCTGGCTGGCTGCGAGAGGTGTGTGGGGGCAGGGCAGGGTTAGCCATTACAGGAATCACAATACTTAGTTATTTGAAGGTCttgctaacctagcctaaccctgacgtaacctaaactaacctaaccctaaccctaatccttgcctttttttttttttttttttttttttttttttttttttttttcataattaagtaATAACTTCAAATAACTATAAGTATTCTGATTCCCTTAATGGCTAACCTCACCCTGCCCTGCACAGCTCCAGCAGCCAGCCAACAGTGACCCTCAAGCACTTGGAAGGGGGAGGGTGTAGCATGGGAATGCATCAGTTCAttaaccttgtttttttttttttttttttttttttttttttttttttttacaagtttccagaagttgatatatattgcatgatatTCTACAACCTTAATTCTATCTGACATGTACGTATTAACCCTAGAAGAGGCTAAGGTTATCTCcatattatccttttctttccctcaggctttatttttagttaattgCTTTGAAAGAGATATCATAGAAACTTTGTTAATATATCTACATTTTATATCTATAGAATTTTAAGTTTTTCATTTTGTccgaaaatacaatttttttcaccgttaattttctccactccttttcctgttttctttttacatttttaaggtAGGGGAGTGCAGGCCAAAATAAACCAAAGTTGGGAAGCCTGAAAAGTTTAAGGAGTAAAAACACTGTTTTGCGCAGAAATCCTTAAAAATAGTCAACAAACAGAGAATATCCCATCCCCCCCATATTCCCCACTACACTATTCTAACTGTGAGATTACTAACCTTGCTAATTGGGAGGCTCCATCACCCAGATCTCCCATTATGCTATTCTTACCAGTAAATTGCAGTTTAACACCACAAATCCTATCTTTTTTCTGTCCCTAACAAGCTTGGAGACATGGTGGGAAAATGGAGTTTTAGGGTGGAAGAAGCTAAATTATGCCAAATTTTGACATTCGTTGGAAAGTCTAAGGATGAGGTGCCATATATTGAAAACTGGGAACtttctagcttaacctaactttacccaaCCTAACTGAAAGGCGAGTCCTGTCCCCCCTTTAAAGACACTAATCCAGCTTAACCAGTGCATCTTTCTCCAGTGGATGCCCCCATTAAGAacactaacttaacttaaccaggGGGCTTTTGTATGTAGATGAGAATTTCTCAGATGATGTTTTGGTGTATAGTCTCTGCAACAAcatctctttatctttcatggtctgtctctttgtgtgtgtgtgtactttttagAGATGACCTTCTAGTTGTTCTTCTCTtatggtatttttcttttctgtctctttctgtacaatatgtcctttatttcctcagcATCCTGAATGGTATTCTTGGTaatatctgttttattttctctctacctctcccttccacagcACTCATCCAGGTGGAGGTAGAACCAGTGGGACGATGGTTCCACATATATGAGGCACGGCGTCTGCGGGgccacctcacctcctcagttggggaaagtgaagaggagagtgaggaggaggaggctcaggaggtggaggtggaggatgacatACACTATCTTCGCTCTCTCAACCCAGCAGACTGGAAGGTGAGAACTCAGCCAGCATGGTCCAGTCATAGCAACATAAGAATGGAGAAGACTGCAAAAGATTGGCTGGCCTACACTGGATAACTCCTGTACTAACCATGAA
Encoded proteins:
- the LOC135097531 gene encoding heme peroxidase 2-like is translated as MPKHSAAACHTQVCMTACVVTWWCLWLTVAGMEVWGGGEDGERGGREERSLQQIPLGTSGFPLPVDIDPIPSGPREQINQVTSFIDGSVIYGSSKEESDELRAFSGGLLKVQRGPANTQILMADTNQIDCKTSGRFKARSRKTRAADGQLKDIESGSPNNVLDLMEVLPNTDVSDITEIPSVFERDDQTLPCDHTLRFRTATGWCNNLNFPSFGKSFRAKSRLLRPSYENVPLNLLLSSPGLSKFRVTSVTGKPLPSPRLISANMHDVSAPHVRYTLMVMQWGQFIDHDIIFTPINKGFQDSILDCRRCDSPQTVHPECFPIAIPQNDPFFPPVNISSGQPFCIPLTRSMPGQLTLGYREQMNQVTAFIDASHTYGSDKCEQQQLRTKSDGMLRGTPNPLRGKDLLPTENENHECQAPSGRCFTGGDTWASEQPGLAALHTLMMREHNRVAGELKRLNKHWNDEQLFQNARRIVTAINQHVTYNEWLPRVLGWNAVNLYELNLLPEGYSEDYDAYCNPTVLNEFGIAFRFGHSLLKPSLERMDGIFAKRNPPVKLSEHFFNPDLLYQPGMLDEIIRGLTTVSMETLDQFLTDEVTNHLFEDKRQPFSGLDLAALNIQRGRDHGLQPYNEYRALCNLTRARSFDDLHREIARPVIERMKQTYAHVDDIDLFTGGLIETPLHGGLVGPTFGCTLGIQFRNLRCCDRFWYENADPLVRFTDPQLTEIRKVTLAKLLCDNCDYVESEQWSVFDLPDPFLNPRVSCRDLPGVNLELWKERVSCGVGKTNIDISGAERISPCVMCTCTKEGPVCQSLKIDNCFHLAQSYSPESILNDHVCKVQCAFAFRAFPQVATQDSNQLGFANS